Proteins encoded within one genomic window of Mycolicibacterium monacense:
- a CDS encoding DNA-3-methyladenine glycosylase — protein sequence MNISPPRSAGSRGRGRIAAVSVELLRVDPLTAARRLLGAVLTCRGVSATVVEVEAYGGPPDGPWPDAAAHSYRGPGPRNQVMFGPAGRLYTYRSHGIHVCANVACADDGVAAAVLLRAAVIESGHDVVQRRRGEAVRESAFARGPGNLCAALGITMADNGIDVFAEDSPVHLRLGEAQPCIAGPRVGVSKAADRPWRLWLAGRPEVSAYRRSPRAPAPGGSD from the coding sequence ATGAATATTTCTCCCCCGCGGTCGGCGGGGTCAAGAGGGCGGGGCAGAATCGCTGCGGTGAGTGTGGAGCTGCTGCGGGTCGACCCCCTCACGGCGGCCCGTCGGTTGCTCGGTGCGGTACTGACCTGCCGCGGCGTCAGCGCGACGGTCGTCGAGGTCGAGGCATACGGCGGCCCACCCGACGGGCCGTGGCCGGACGCCGCCGCCCACTCGTACCGCGGTCCCGGCCCGCGGAATCAGGTGATGTTCGGCCCCGCAGGCAGGCTCTACACCTACCGCAGCCACGGCATTCACGTCTGCGCGAACGTGGCCTGCGCCGACGACGGGGTGGCGGCCGCCGTGCTGCTGCGCGCGGCTGTCATCGAATCGGGTCATGACGTCGTACAGCGCCGTCGCGGCGAGGCGGTGCGTGAGTCGGCGTTTGCCAGGGGTCCGGGAAACCTGTGCGCGGCGCTGGGAATCACGATGGCGGACAACGGAATCGATGTGTTCGCCGAGGACAGCCCCGTCCACCTAAGGCTGGGTGAGGCACAGCCGTGCATCGCCGGGCCCCGGGTCGGGGTGAGCAAGGCCGCCGACCGGCCGTGGCGACTGTGGTTGGCCGGCCGGCCGGAGGTGTCGGCCTACCGGCGCAGCCCGCGAGCTCCGGCACCGGGCGGCAGCGACTGA